Within Desulfobacter sp., the genomic segment AGCCGTTCCGTTGCCGGATCCAATTGCATCAATCCGTTTTCCAAAAAAGCCTCCAATTATGTAAACGATTACATAAATATCTATTATCTATTTTGTCTGAAAAAGACAAGGAGAATAGCCCCCCTAAAGCAATGGTTAGAAATATGTTATAGCCTATTATAACAATGTTTCCATATGATTAGGACTTGGTTTATACCGGAAAAAACCTTGACAGGCCTTCGCGTGGATGACTATAGACGTGTAAACGCTTACATACACAGGAAAGATATGAGTACAATTAATGATGTTGCCAGGCTGGCCGGGGTATCCACGGCAACCGTATCACGGGTGATCAATACACCGGAACGGGTCCGGACCCAAACCCGTGACAGGGTGTTCCGGGCAATGAAAATGTGCAATTACAAATACAACGCCCTGGCAAGGGGCTTTGCCACCAAACGAACCAATACCATCGGCATGATCATCCCCAACATCAACAACCCGGTGTTTGCGGAATCCACCAGGGGCATCCAGGACTATGCAGAAAAGAATAAAATCCAAATGATCCTGGGCAACTCCTACTATAGCAGGGATATGGAAAAATCCCTGGTGAAAACCTTTCTGGAAAAGCAGGTGGACGGGCTGATCCTCACCCCTGCCAACCCCAAGGGGGAATTAATCAGCGCCCTGGTAAGGGACAATCTTCCCCTTGTCCTGCTCTACTCCACCATTAAAAAAGGGCCGGTGTCCGCCGTGGGCATCGACAATTACAAGGGCGGGTATGCGGCCTGCCGCCACCTGGTGGACCTGGGCCACCGGCGCATCGCCATGGTGGCCGGCAAATTTTCCATCTCTGACCGTAGCTTTCACCGGTGGCACGGCTATAAAAAATGCCTGGGGGACCACGGCATTCCCTATGATTCGAACCTCCTTGTCCAGACAGGATACTCCCTGACCGGGGGACGGGACTGCATCAAAAAACTGATGGGGCAGGAAGACCCGCCCACGGCGGTGTTCTGCTCCAACGACTACCTGGCCATCGGTGCCATGAAAGGGGCCAGGGAATTAGGAATTGATATCCCGGGGCACCTGTCTGTAATTGGATTTGACGATATACAAATCGCCTCCTATATCTCCCCGGCACTGACCACCATCAGCCAGCCCGCCTATGAAATGGGCCGCCTGGGGGCAGAGATTCTATTTGGTCATATCCAGGGGCAATCGGAACAGGAAAACAAGGCCTGCCATAAGATGCTGGACTTCAATCTTGTGGTGCGGGAATCCACGGCAAAGCTCTGAGGCAAAATCCGAGGCCCGGGGCAGAAGTCACCCGCCCCGGCCTGTAAAATAAAACGACCGGGTGGGAATCACCCAAAATAAAACTAAAAGGAGAAGCAAAATGAAACACCTGAAACTGATGGCGGCGGCATTGTTTCTGCTGCTGTTTTCATCCACGGCATTCTGTGTTGAACTGACCATGTATTACCCGGTGGCCGTCGGCGGCCCCCTGACCAAAATTGTGGACGGGCTGGTGAACGATTTCCAGGCCGAATACCCGGATATAAAAATCAAGGCCATCTATTCGGGCAACTACACCGACACCATGACCAAGGCCATGACCTCCCTGAAGGGGGGCAACCCGCCCCATCTTTCCGTGATCCTGTCCACGGAAATTTTCACCCTCATTGACAACGACGCCGTGGTTCCCTTTGACGAACTGGTGACCACCGATGCAGAAAAAACCTGGCTCAACAGCTTCTATCCGGCCCTGATGGAAAACTCCAAAACGGGCGGTAAAACCTGGAGCATTCCCTTCCAGCGCTCCACCATCGTCATGTACTACAACAAAGATGCCTTCCGCAAAGCCGGCCTTGATCCGGATAAGCCCCCGGCCACCTGGGACGAACTGGTTGCCATGGGCAAAAAGCTGGTACAAAAGGATGCGGACGGCAAGGTGACCCAATGGGGCATCGAAATTCCCTCAACCGGGTACCCCTACTGGATGTTCGGCGCCCTTTGCAAACAGAACAGCGAGGTCCTGATGAACTCCCTGGGTACTGAAACCTATTTTACCAACCCCGGCGTGGTTGAGGCCCTTGAATTCTGGAAAGCCCTGGGCAGAACCCACGGCATCATGCCCCAGGGTACCATTGAGTGGGGAACGCTAAGATCAGCCTTCCTCGAAGGAAAAACCGCCATGATGTGGCATTCCACAGGCAACCTCACCGCCGTTAAGAAGAATGCCAAATTCGACTTCGGCGTGGCCATGCTGCCGGCCATGAAAATGCGGGGCACCCCCACCGGCGGCGGCAACTTTTTTATCTTCAAAAAGACCTCCCCCGAAGAACGCAGGGCTGCCCTGACCTTCATCAAGTGGATGACCCAGCCCCAGCGCACCGCCCAATGGAGTATCGGTACGGGTTACCTGGGTACCCGCCCCGACGCCTATGAAACCGCAGCCCTGAAAGCGTACGTGTCCGGATTCCCGGCAGCCGCCGTTGCCAGGGACCAGCTTCAGTATGCCACGGCCGAACTCTCCGTTCATGAAAACGGCCGGATCTATAAGATCCTAAACGACAATATCCAGGCGGCTTTAACCAATGCAAAAGCACCTGGAAAGGCAATGAAAGACGCCCAGAAACAGGCCGAAAGAATCCTGAAACGGTATTAACCCCAACCTAAATCCGGGCATGTTCCGGCAGGGGGCCGCCCCCTGCCGGAGCCGCCCGGCACCTGGAGTACCCATGACCCACCGGAATATCGGTGCCGCCCTCGAACATGCCGGCGCCTGGATGCTGGGCATCCTCTGGC encodes:
- a CDS encoding LacI family DNA-binding transcriptional regulator — translated: MSTINDVARLAGVSTATVSRVINTPERVRTQTRDRVFRAMKMCNYKYNALARGFATKRTNTIGMIIPNINNPVFAESTRGIQDYAEKNKIQMILGNSYYSRDMEKSLVKTFLEKQVDGLILTPANPKGELISALVRDNLPLVLLYSTIKKGPVSAVGIDNYKGGYAACRHLVDLGHRRIAMVAGKFSISDRSFHRWHGYKKCLGDHGIPYDSNLLVQTGYSLTGGRDCIKKLMGQEDPPTAVFCSNDYLAIGAMKGARELGIDIPGHLSVIGFDDIQIASYISPALTTISQPAYEMGRLGAEILFGHIQGQSEQENKACHKMLDFNLVVRESTAKL
- a CDS encoding ABC transporter substrate-binding protein, which translates into the protein MKHLKLMAAALFLLLFSSTAFCVELTMYYPVAVGGPLTKIVDGLVNDFQAEYPDIKIKAIYSGNYTDTMTKAMTSLKGGNPPHLSVILSTEIFTLIDNDAVVPFDELVTTDAEKTWLNSFYPALMENSKTGGKTWSIPFQRSTIVMYYNKDAFRKAGLDPDKPPATWDELVAMGKKLVQKDADGKVTQWGIEIPSTGYPYWMFGALCKQNSEVLMNSLGTETYFTNPGVVEALEFWKALGRTHGIMPQGTIEWGTLRSAFLEGKTAMMWHSTGNLTAVKKNAKFDFGVAMLPAMKMRGTPTGGGNFFIFKKTSPEERRAALTFIKWMTQPQRTAQWSIGTGYLGTRPDAYETAALKAYVSGFPAAAVARDQLQYATAELSVHENGRIYKILNDNIQAALTNAKAPGKAMKDAQKQAERILKRY